Within the Pengzhenrongella sicca genome, the region CGGGTCGTGCCGGCTCACGTGGTCGGTCACTCTCGTCACCCCGTCACCCCGTCGCGTCCGCGGCCACGTCGGCCGCTACCTCGTCCCCGAGCTCGTCGGCCGCGGCCAGCGCCGCCTCGAGTTCGCTGAGGTCATCCTCTCCGATCGCCGCGGCGGCCGACGACCCGGCGGTCGGCCGTTCTGCGGCCGATTCTGCGGCTGGTCCTGCGGCTGGCTCCGCCGAGTCGTCCACGAGGCCGCAGGCCGCGACGGTCAGCGCGAGTCCCAGGGCCGCTGCGGCCGCCCGCGCTCCACGCCGCGCTGCCCGCGTCACGAGGCGGTCCCGGTGCTCGACGTGCAGACGGTGGCCTCGGCTGCCGCGATCCGCACGGCCGCCCGTTCGAGGTCCTGCACCCGGCTCTCGCGGCGCGTGGCACGCGCCTCGAGCCGCCCGGCCGCGGCCTCGCGACCGGCCGCGCGCGCCGTCTCGGCGCGCTGCGTCAGCGCGGCGACGGAACCCGCGACGTCCTCGTCCCCGTGGATCCGGGCGATGAGGTCGGCGATCTGCTGCTGCGCGGCGGGCGCCTTCGCGCACAGGGCCTCGACCCGAGCGGGGTCGAGCGTGAGGTTGACGTCCCCGTCGTCGTCGGTGACGACGGCAGGGTTCGCGGACGGGGCCGTCGCGGGCGTCGCCCAGGTGGCGCCCGCGGTCGCGGTGAACAAGGCGCCGATGGTGAGCGTCGCCGCGATCACGGTGGCGGCGCGGCGGTTCAGGTGTGCGGTCATGGTGGCATCCGATCGTCGAGGTGGGTGCCGGGCTCTCCGGCAGTCCCGACGATGCCGCGACCGGGTCAGGTGACCGTTCGCCGATTGTTCGGATCGTGCAAGGGGATCGTGCAAGGGGATCACGCACGGGACGTGCCAGGGGATCACGCACGGGTGTCCTGAGCTCACGGGAGCCAGGCGCCCGCAGACATGAGGGTCCGGCCGGCGAGCTCGTCCGCCTCCCGCCAGGCCTGGACCCGGTCGGGCCGCAGCACGACGTAGACGTAGCCGCCGCCGGCCGTGCGCGGGTCCCAGTCGGCCTGTGCCGCGAACCCGTCGGCCAGCCCCTGGGGCGCCTCGCCGACGCCCACGACCAGCCCGACCGCGGCGTCGACCACGACGACGTCGCGGGTCGGGCCGAGCGCGAGCCGCGCCCCCGCGTGCGCGGCGAGGTTGCGGCCCGTGCGCGAGCCGCGGTCGACCGCGATGACCACGCGGTCGCCGAGCCACGCGATCGACAGCGGCACGAGGTGGGCACGTGGGGCCCCGCGTGCGTCGACGGACGCCGTGCCCACCCACGCGTCCAGGGCCGGCGTGGCCAGCAGCGCGAGGGTGTCTGCCCTGCGCTGCTGGCCGGTGCGGGGGCCCGCCGCGCTCACGGCGCGGGCTGCAGCAGGCCGATCGTGTTGCCGTCGCCGTCGCGGACCGTGGCGATCAGCTTGCCGCCGCCGACGTCGCTCACGGGACGCAGCGCCTGCGCGCCCGCCTCGAGCAGGCTCGCGAGCGCGCCCGCGATGTCGTCCACGTGCCAGTAGCCGACCGGGCCGGTCATGCCCTGGCGGTGGCCGTTCGGATCGAGGCCGATCTCCTGGTCGCCGACCGAGAACCCCACGTAGTACGGCGAGTCCGTCGTGGGCTCGGCGGCGAGCAGGCGGCTGTACAGCGCCGTGGCGCTGGAGAGGTCGGTGACCGGGACGATCACGGTCTTGATCCCGGACAGCTGGGTCGTTCCTTGCGTCATGGCGGGCTCCTCGGCTCGTTGATCAGTCCGCGGCGGCTGCCGCGTCACTGCTATGACGCCCGGCGGCGAGAGAAGGTGACGATGACGCCCGGTGACGAGAGAAGGTGACGCCTGGGCCGGATACGGTTGGGGGGTGCTTCGCCCCACCCCCGCCGTCCCCCGTCCCACCGATCTCGCCGCCGGCCGCGCCGTGCGCCGCGCCGCGCGCCGGCTGCCGGGCGCCGCGGTCGCCGTCGCCGGCGTCCTGGCGCTGCTGCTCGCGGGCTGCACCGCGCCGAAGAACCAGACCGAGGTCGACAACGAGGTCGAGGTGGGGGCGACCCCGTCGGCGACGAGCGACGTGCCCGCCGAGCTGCGGGAGTACTACGAGCAGGCGATCGACTGGACGGCGTGCGGCGAGTTCCAGTGCGGGACCGTGCGCGTGCCGGTCGACTACGCCGATCCGGCCGCGGCCTCGATCGACCTCGCGGTCAAGCGCTCGGTCGCGACGGGCGGGGACGCGATCGGGTCGCTGCTCGTCAATCCCGGTGGCCCGGGCGCGTCCGGCGTCGACTTCGTCGACAGCGTGGTCGGCGTCGTCGGCCCGGGCGTGGTCGAGCAGTACGACATCGTCGGCTTCGACCCGCGAGGCGTGGCGAGCTCGAATCCCGTCACGTGCCTCGACGACGACGCCAAGGACGACCTGCTCTCGGCCGACTTCGACTACTCGACGGACGCGGGGATCGCGGCCGCGGAGGACGCCTACGCGGCGATGGGCGCGGCCTGTGCCGCGAACACGGGTGAGCTGCTCGGGCACGTGGACACGGTGAGCGCCGCGCGAGACCTGGACGTGCTGCGGGCGACGCTCGGCGACGAGGCGCTCTCGTACCTCGGGTACTCCTACGGCACGCTGCTCGGCGCGACGTACGCGGGGCTGTTCCCGGAGAAGGTCGGCCGCGTCGTGCTCGACGGGGCGTTGGACCCGTCGCTCAGCTCGGATGAGCTCGGGCTCGGGCAGGCGGTCGGTTTCGAGAACGCGCTGCGCGCCTACGTCGAGGACTGCCTGGGCGGTTCCGGGTGTCCGCTGACCGGGACGGTCGAGGACGGCCTCGGCCAGATCCACGACCTCGTCGAGGGCGCGCGCCGGAGCCCGCTGGCCACCTCGAGCGACCGCCAGCTCACCGGGACGCTCGCGTTCTACGGGATCGCCGTGACGCTCTACGACAACGGCAGCTGGCCGGTGCTCACCCAGGCGCTCGTCCCCGCGCTCACCGAGGACGACGGCTCGCTCCTGCTTCGCCTCGCGGACATCTACAACGACCGCAACGACGACGGCTCGTTCGCGTCGAACTCGACCGAGGCGTTCACCGCGATCAACTGCCTCGACGGCGCGTCGTCGGCCGACCCGGCGGCGATGCGCGCGTCCGCCGCGGCGACCGAAGCCGCCGCCCCGACGCTCGGCTACTACTTCAGCTACGGCGGCGTCATCTGCGCCGACTGGCCGTACGCCTCGACCGGCACTGCGGCGCCGATCACGGCCGACGGCGCGGCGCCGATCCTGGTGATCGGCACCACCAACGACCCGGCCACGCCGTATTTGTGGGCGCAGAGCCTCGCGGAGCAGCTCAGCTCCGGCGAGCTGCTGACGTACGAGGGGGAGGGGCACACCGCCTACGGCCGGTCGAACGACTGCATCCTCGGCGCCGTCGACGCGTACCTGCTCGAGGGGACGATGCCCGCACCGGACACCCGCTGCTGACCAGTTCAGAAGGGTGGGTCGTCGGGCTGGGGTTCGTGGAGCCGCGGCCGGTCGGGTGGCGGCGGCTCGGGATTGACCTCGGTGGCCGGTCGCTTGTAGCGGTGTTTGGTGGGTGAGGTCCACCACGTGTCGCCGGTGGAGGTGTCGAGGTCGGGGTGCCAACCGCCGTAGGTCTTGGCCCGGTGATGGTGGCGACACAGCGAGTGCAGGTTCTCCGCGCAGGTCTGCCCGCCGAGGTCGGGGTGGTCGTGGTCGTAGGGGTCGCGGTGGTCCAGGTCGCACCGCCACGCGGGCATCCGGCACCCCACGAACGTGCAGGTCTTGTCCCGCGCCAGGACGGTGCCGGTCAGGTCGGCGCCGGGCCGGTACCCGCGCGGCCCGATCCCGGTCACGCACCCGGTGGCGGGGGCGGTGAAGATCCGCCGCCATGTCGCGTCTGCCGCGATCGCCCGCACCAGGTCTGCGGGGATCGGCCCGTACCCGGCCAGCTCCCCGGGCACCTCATCCAACCCCAACAACGTGGTCGCAGCCGCGGTCACCTGCAGGTGCGGTCGACGCCCCTGCTCCGTCTTCAAGACCCCGCCCGGCTGACCCTCCTTCCCTGGCGGTGCGTTGGTGGGGGCGATGCCGTTGTCGAGGATGTCGGTGCAGAGGTCGGTCAGGGCGTCCGCTCGCCGCGCCGCCACACCGCGTGGGTCGGCGGGGTCCGCGGAGGCGGCGATGGCGTCGATCGCGGTGAACACGGTCATCGCGTCCTTGGCGGGTAGGTACGCGGTCAACCACGCCATCACCCCAGGCGCCGGGCTGACCCGCACATACCTGTCGGCGGCGTCGCGGGCGCGCCGCTCGGCGACGGCGGCCGGGTTCACGGTCAGCTCGACCTTGCGCAAGCGTGCCTTCAACGCCGGCACCGTCAATCCCGGTGCGACCGGCAGCACCTTGTCCAGGACGGCCGCGGCCGCGTCGTCGTCGAGGTGCCCGACGCCGTCGACCAGGGCGGTGGCCTTGCGATGATCGATCACCCCAGCCACCAACGCCTCATTCACCGCGGGCCACACCTGCAGCGAGGTCCCGAGACTGACCTTCGCCTCCGCCACCGACCGAGACATCACCAGCACCGACGCGACCTCATCACCCACGAACTCAGACAGCCGCTGCGCGTCGCGGCGGCGGGCGAGCTCGGCGATCATCTCGCCCTGCCGCGCCGCAGCCAACGACGTCACGCGCTCCCAGGCGGCGATCGCCTCGATCAACACCGCATCATGCACATCCGACGGGCACAGACCCTCAAGCAGGTCCACCAGCGACGAGCCGGGCGCCTGCCCCATCAAGGCCGTAGCCAACGCGACCTG harbors:
- a CDS encoding HNH endonuclease signature motif containing protein, which gives rise to MFEPSDDEVAGVPAGAGLAVAGASVDVAFGLLLGRVFAEAGAALAQAAAAGSCIAGPIDQVALATALMGQAPGSSLVDLLEGLCPSDVHDAVLIEAIAAWERVTSLAAARQGEMIAELARRRDAQRLSEFVGDEVASVLVMSRSVAEAKVSLGTSLQVWPAVNEALVAGVIDHRKATALVDGVGHLDDDAAAAVLDKVLPVAPGLTVPALKARLRKVELTVNPAAVAERRARDAADRYVRVSPAPGVMAWLTAYLPAKDAMTVFTAIDAIAASADPADPRGVAARRADALTDLCTDILDNGIAPTNAPPGKEGQPGGVLKTEQGRRPHLQVTAAATTLLGLDEVPGELAGYGPIPADLVRAIAADATWRRIFTAPATGCVTGIGPRGYRPGADLTGTVLARDKTCTFVGCRMPAWRCDLDHRDPYDHDHPDLGGQTCAENLHSLCRHHHRAKTYGGWHPDLDTSTGDTWWTSPTKHRYKRPATEVNPEPPPPDRPRLHEPQPDDPPF
- a CDS encoding pyridoxamine 5'-phosphate oxidase family protein encodes the protein MSAAGPRTGQQRRADTLALLATPALDAWVGTASVDARGAPRAHLVPLSIAWLGDRVVIAVDRGSRTGRNLAAHAGARLALGPTRDVVVVDAAVGLVVGVGEAPQGLADGFAAQADWDPRTAGGGYVYVVLRPDRVQAWREADELAGRTLMSAGAWLP
- a CDS encoding alpha/beta hydrolase, translating into MLRPTPAVPRPTDLAAGRAVRRAARRLPGAAVAVAGVLALLLAGCTAPKNQTEVDNEVEVGATPSATSDVPAELREYYEQAIDWTACGEFQCGTVRVPVDYADPAAASIDLAVKRSVATGGDAIGSLLVNPGGPGASGVDFVDSVVGVVGPGVVEQYDIVGFDPRGVASSNPVTCLDDDAKDDLLSADFDYSTDAGIAAAEDAYAAMGAACAANTGELLGHVDTVSAARDLDVLRATLGDEALSYLGYSYGTLLGATYAGLFPEKVGRVVLDGALDPSLSSDELGLGQAVGFENALRAYVEDCLGGSGCPLTGTVEDGLGQIHDLVEGARRSPLATSSDRQLTGTLAFYGIAVTLYDNGSWPVLTQALVPALTEDDGSLLLRLADIYNDRNDDGSFASNSTEAFTAINCLDGASSADPAAMRASAAATEAAAPTLGYYFSYGGVICADWPYASTGTAAPITADGAAPILVIGTTNDPATPYLWAQSLAEQLSSGELLTYEGEGHTAYGRSNDCILGAVDAYLLEGTMPAPDTRC
- a CDS encoding VOC family protein encodes the protein MTQGTTQLSGIKTVIVPVTDLSSATALYSRLLAAEPTTDSPYYVGFSVGDQEIGLDPNGHRQGMTGPVGYWHVDDIAGALASLLEAGAQALRPVSDVGGGKLIATVRDGDGNTIGLLQPAP